Proteins from one Malaya genurostris strain Urasoe2022 chromosome 2, Malgen_1.1, whole genome shotgun sequence genomic window:
- the LOC131431607 gene encoding uncharacterized protein LOC131431607: MSKYTEYSDQRLCTSCFDAYGTCQTCTECGCLCCTSCSKEPTELISLFNAPSVLCRRCFCIRQSNEEIVHCEVHPDRCRDLYCLTCDMQICCDCFIKQSDHKRHTIDSVEVIYRQKLLETVEKFQQVPKHLKLIDWNTIRQADENLKMVEEVEQQILKDIHQLVQQQTSSMLARTAEKREILIRTKGIIGRTELQQREAMEQIQTLNTNNFLRLQESLNKRCDRILKDLEQLHLEPVRWDDIQCDLIPTCELRTVVFNISKDPVLEQKPVTIHLMDGCGIQWTVMFHLGPLTIGLEMYPNQMLKDFQFKTFVELSHATKINATGASFSFRESMARTELISIDKLHVGGYLSSDGDFILRIGVRPENILEENRLVKMLLLDQRKTKDLLLVEIAALENQNFILQADNLKAKSELNAVMASYESEVSNLKKEIAELKQAADECPTTPTSLGSFSSSPTDDAKQKLLLDLKRLQAKLDTMKISMKSMNPFAIGSFEIYRWSKEAKFYSPHLTSYNGITIYVVIQPNFISDTNSAVNAYICWAKGSKKKCEVFMEVVNEYEEKCVRENRMFDFSKGTSFSWKYVITHFDLFREGGFLGDDNLKIKFGLRPSLD; this comes from the exons ATGTCAAAATACACGGAATACTCCGATCAGCGATTGTGTACTAGCTGTTTCGACGCATATGGAACGTGTCAAACTTGTACTGAATGTGGGTGTCTGTGCTGTACCAGCTGTTCAAAAGAACCGACTGAACTCATTTCGCTATTCAATGCACCGTCCGTCCTTTGCCGGCGATGCTTCTGCATCAGACAATCAAATGAAGAAATTGTCCATTGTGAGGTGCATCCGGACCGCTGCCGGGATCTGTATTGTCTGACGTGTGACATGCAGATATGCTGTGACTGTTTTATTAAGCAATCGGATCACAAGCGGCACACCATCGACAGCGTGGAAGTAATTTACCGTCAGAAACTGCTGGAGACGGTCGAGAAATTTCAACAGGTTCCCAAACACCTGAAATTGATTGATTGGAATACAATTCGTCAAGCGGATGAAAATTTGAAGATGGTCGAAGAAGTCGAGCAGCAGATTCTCAAGGACATACATCAGCTGGTACAACAACAAACGTCAAGTATGTTGGCTAGAACGGCAGAAAAAAGAGAAATCCTTATTCGCACTAAGGGAATAATCGGACGAACAGAACTACAGCAACGAGAGGCTATGGAACAAATCCAAACGTTGAATACAAACAATTTTCTCCGACTTCAAGAATCGTTGAACAAAAGATGCGATAGAATTTTGAAAGATTTGGAACAATTGCACCTCGAACCGGTGCGTTGGGATGATATTCAATG CGATCTTATACCGACCTGTGAGTTGCGAACAGTAGTTTTCAACATCTCAAAGGATCCGGTTTTGGAGCAAAAACCAGTCACAATTCATCTGATGGATGGTTGTGGAATTCAGTGGACCGTGATGTTCCATCTTGGTCCGCTTACGATAGGATTAGAAATGTATCCCAATCAGATGTTGAAGGATTTTCAGTTTAAGACATTCGTGGAATTATCTCATGCAACGAAAATAAATGCAACCGGGGCCAGTTTCAGCTTCCGTGAATCTATGGCTCGCACTGAACTGATTTCAATTGATAAGCTTCATGTTGGTGGCTATTTGTCGAGCGATGGAGATTTTATACTAAGAATCGGCGTTCGCCccgaaaacattcttgaagaaaACCGGCTAGTAAAAATGTTATTACTTGACCAACGGAAAACAAAAGATCTTTTGCTAGTGGAAATAGCTGCACTCGAAAATCAGAACTTCATTTTGCAAGCGGATAATTTAAAAGCCAAGTCGGAGTTGAATGCGGTGATGGCATCGTACGAATCCGAAGTGTCGAATTTAAAGAAAGAAATTGCAGAGCTGAAGCAAGCAGCCGACGAATGCCCAACCACACCGACCAGTTTGGGCAGTTTTTCGTCGTCGCCAACGGACGATGCTAAGCAGAAGCTGCTTCTTGATTTGAAACGATTGCAAGCCAAACTGGACACGATGAAGATTTCGATGAAATCGAT GAATCCTTTTGCAATCGGAAGTTTTGAAATATACCGTTGGTCGAAAGAGGCCAAATTCTACTCTCCTCATCTTACGTCGTATAATGGAATCACGATTTACGTCGTCATACAGCCTAACTTCATAAGTGACACCAATTCGGCAGTTAATGCCTACATCTGCTGGGCGAAAGGATCGAAGAAAAA GTGCGAAGTGTTTATGGAAGTGGTGAACGAGTACGAGGAGAAATGCGTCCGGGAGAATCGAATGTTTGATTTTTCCAAGGGAACCAGCTTTTCGTGGAAGTATGTGATCACACATTTCGACTTGTTTCGCGAGGGTGGTTTTCTGGGGGATGATAATCTTAAGATCAAATTTGGTTTGCGACCTTCGCTCGACTGA
- the LOC131431604 gene encoding UDP-glucosyltransferase 2-like, giving the protein MHCGVSSGLTFLLIWISVGQPGSTHRILGLFPHPGISHFKVFHPIMRGLAQAGHQVTVVSYFPNLDEPLPNYSEYSFEGQQILTNAFSLENFSRRTFWDNFKEFYELARWGYETCTAALNSSAIDRIVEIHKSQPFDLIVTEFFSTDCMVGLSHVLRVPLVGLSSCALMPWHYDRVGLPDSPAYIPSEFSTFSERMSFWERFENWLVTRTVKLLYRAVQWNDNRLLAAKFGGEIPDVRDIAKNTSLILVNQHYTLSGARPLVPAVVEVGGVHIRSQQPLPGEIQKFLDNSPEGVIVISWGSVLKASTLPAVKRDAIISALRRLPFKVLWKWEDDNLQDLPKNVVLKKWLPQRDVLCHPNVRLFMAHGGLLGVSEAVHCAVPVVVTPIYGDQFLNAAALANRGMGVVMHYERITPEYVFTCIQEGLRSEVREAASAVSQAYRHRPHTPLELSVWSIENVLLNGPRRLEKSHGSELSIYAYYSWDVIVVFCLLVFLIAKVFTLVSCVVRKISNRKIIRDEKVKRS; this is encoded by the exons ATGCATTGCGGTGTGTCTTCCGGGTTAACTTTCCTTCTAATATGGATTTCGGTGGGGCAACCAGGATCAACCCATCGTATACTAGGACTGTTTCCTCATCCGGGTATAAGCCATTTCAAGGTGTTTCATCCAATCATGAGAGGACTTGCGCAAGCCGGTCATCAGGTAACGGTGGTCAGTTATTTCCCGAACCTGGATGAACCGCTTCCGAACTACAGCGAATATAGTTTCGAAGGACAGCAGATCTTAACGAACGCTTTCAGTTTGGAG AACTTCTCTCGTCGCACGTTCTGGGACAATTTCAAAGAATTCTACGAATTAGCTCGGTGGGGATACGAAACGTGTACGGCTGCTCTCAACTCGTCGGCGATCGATCGTATCGTAGAGATACATAaatcacagccgtttgatctgaTTGTGACGGAGTTTTTTTCGACAGACTGCATGGTAGGTTTGAGCCATGTGCTTCGTGTGCCGCTCGTTGGTCTCAGCAGCTGTGCCCTCATGCCGTGGCACTACGACCGTGTTGGTTTACCAGACAGTCCCGCGTACATACCGTCCGAGTTCAGTACCTTCTCGGAACGGATGAGCTTTTGGGAACGGTTCGAAAACTGGTTAGTGACGAGAACGGTCAAGCTTTTGTACCGCGCCGTACAGTGGAATGATAACCGATTGTTGGCAGCCAAGTTCGGGGGAGAAATTCCCGATGTTAGAGACATTGCCAAGAACACTAGCTTGATACTGGTCAATCAACATTACACGTTGAGTGGAGCTCGACCGTTGGTTCCTGCCGTAGTTGAGGTTGGTGGCGTTCACATCAGAAGTCAACAGCCGCTTCCgggtgaaattcagaaatttttagaCAACTCACCCGAAGGTGTCATAGTGATATCCTGGGGTTCTGTTTTAAAGGCGTCTACTTTACCTGCGGTTAAAAGAGATGCCATTATAAGTGCGTTGCGCAGGTTACCGTTTAAAGTGCTGTGGAAGTGGGAAGATGACAACTTACAAGATCTTCCGAAGAATGTTGTTCTGAAGAAATGGCTTCCACAGCGCGATGTGTTAT GTCATCCAAATGTTCGTCTGTTTATGGCGCATGGTGGACTACTAGGCGTATCGGAGGCAGTTCATTGTGCGGTTCCAGTTGTCGTAACACCTATTTATGGAGATCAGTTCCTTAATGCGGCTGCCCTCGCTAATCGTGGTATGGGAGTTGTCATGCATTACGAACGGATTACACCCGAATATGTTTTCACCTGTATCCAAGAGGGTCTTCGGTCTGA AGTACGAGAAGCTGCGAGCGCTGTTTCACAAGCCTATCGTCATAGACCTCACACGCCACTCGAACTGTCGGTTTGGTCCATCGAAAATGTGCTGCTGAATGGTCCGCGCCGTTTGGAGAAATCACATGGCAGCGAGTTGTCAATATATGCTTACTATTCGTGGGATGTTATAGTGGTTTTTTGCTTATTAGTTTTCTTAATTGCCAAGGTTTTTACTCTTGTTTCTTGTGTTGTGCGAAAGATCTCAAATCGAAAAATAATTCGTGATGAAAAAGTGAAACGTTcgtga